Proteins encoded in a region of the Larimichthys crocea isolate SSNF chromosome XVI, L_crocea_2.0, whole genome shotgun sequence genome:
- the acsl5 gene encoding long-chain-fatty-acid--CoA ligase 5: MDFLLQFAFTPLPTPAIISLFAVAAATLFYLNTRPNPVRTPVDLNCQTTGVKDGARKAAFMEDNNNLVSSCSKDATTLYEVFQKGLKVSGNGPCLGYRKPGRPYQWLKYKQVSDRAEYLGSGLLHKGLNPNADTFIGIFAQNRPEWIISELACYTYSMVAVPLYDTLGPEALVFIIDQAEISTVLCDNQNKAETLLQTREKGQTPVLKTVVIMDPFNSELVERGTKCGVEIVSLEDVEALGKSKLQKPVPPKPEDLSIVCFTSGTTGNPKGAMLTHENVVSDAAGVVKGFESAVVPNTQDVSISFLPLAHMFERVVQTVLYGAGARVGFFQGDIRLLPDDMKTLQPTIFPVVPRLLNRVYDKVQSGAKSPFKKWLLNFAVDRKYAEVKEGIIRNNSIWDKLIFYKVQESLGGRVRVMVTGAAPISPSVLNFLRASLGCQIFEAYGQTECTAGCTITMPGDATSGHVGVPLPCNFVKLVDVEEMNYFASNGEGEVCIKGKNVFKGYLKDPAKTAEALDEDGWLHTGDIGKWLPSGVLKIIDRKKNIFKLAQGEYIAPEKIENVYVRSGPVAQVFVHGDSLQACLVAIVVPDPEVLPGFAKNLGCHGSIEELCKNTEINKAVLSDMTKLGKEAGLKSFEQVKAVYLHPELFTIENGLLTPTLKAKRAELKNLFQPQIDKLYASI, from the exons ATGGACTTCCTTTTGCAGTTCGCGTTCACCCCTCTCCCGACCCCGGCCATCATCTCCCTGTTTGCCGTGGCGGCTGCCACCCTGTTTTACCTCAACACGCGGCCAAACCCTGTGCGGACTCCCGTGGACCTCAACTGTCAGACTACAGGCGTCAAG GATGGAGCCAGGAAAGCTGCTTTCATGGAGGATAACAACAACCTGGTATCGTCGTGCTCTAAAGATGCGACCACGCTCTACGAGGTTTTTCAGAAGGGTCTGAAAGTTTCAG GTAACGGACCATGCTTGGGCTACAGAAAACCAGGCAGGCCGTACCAGTGGCTGAAGTACAAACAG GTGTCTGACAGAGCAGAGTACTTGGGTTCAGGGCTTCTTCATAAAGGTTTGAACCCCAACGCGGACACCTTCATCGGCATCTTTGCTCAGAACAGACCCGAG TGGATTATTAGCGAACTGGCCTGTTACACCTACTCCATGGTAGCGGTTCCCCTGTACGACACCCTGGGTCCTGAAGCTCTTGTTTTCATCATCGACCAAG CCGAGATCTCCACGGTGCTTTGTgacaatcaaaacaaagcagaaacgCTGCTGCAGACACGGGAGAAAGGCCAGACCCCGGTCCTCAAAACTGTCGTCATCATGGACCCTTTCAACTCCGAGTTGGTCGAGCGAGGAACAAAGTGTGGGGTGGAAATCGTCTCTCTGGAGGACGTGGAG GCTCTGGGGAAAAGTAAGCTTCAAAAGCCAGTT ccACCAAAGCCTGAGGACCTCAGTATCGTTTGTTTCACCAGTGGCACCACAG GAAACCCCAAAGGAGCCATGCTGACCCATGAGAACGTGGTCTCAGACGCTGCAGGTGTCGTCAAAGGCTTTGAG TCGGCAGTTGTTCCAAATACCCAGGATGTCAGCATTTCATTCCTGCCTTTAGCGCACATGTTCGAAAGAGTCGTACAG ACGGTGTTGTACGGTGCTGGAGCGAGGGTGGGATTCTTCCAGGGTGACATCAGACTGCTGCCAGATGACATGAAAACTCTGCAGCCCACCATTTTCCCAGTCGTGCCTCGACTCCTCAACCGCGTCTACGACAAA GTTCAGAGCGGAGCCAAATCGCCTTTCAAGAAATGGCTGCTGAACTTCGCCGTGGACAGGAAATACGCCGAGGTGAAGGAAGGCATCATCAGGAACAACAGCATTTGGGACAAACTCATCTTCTATAAAGTGCAG GAATCTCTCGGGGGACGAGTCCGGGTCATGGTGACCGGAGCAGCCCCCATTTCTCCCTCTGTTCTCAACTTCCTCAGAGCTTCTCTGGGCTGCCAG ATCTTTGAAGCGTACGGTCAGACTGAGTGCACAGCCGGCTGCACTATCACCATGCCGGGAGACGCCACCTCAG GACATGTTGGCGTGCCACTGCCTTGTAATTTTGTGAAGCTGGTGGATGTTGAAGAAATGAACTACTTTGCTTCGAATGGCGAAGGAGAG GTCTGCATCAAGGGTAAAAATGTGTTCAAGGGATACTTGAAAGATCCAGCGAAGACTGCAGAGGCCCTGGATGAAGACGGCTGGCTCCACACTGGAGACATCGGAAAATGGCTGCCG AGCGGCGTTCTGAAGATCATCGACCGCAAGAAGAACATCTTCAAGCTGGCTCAAGGCGAGTACATCGCACCGGAGAAGATTGAAAACGTGTACGTACGCAGCGGACCTGTGGCACAAGTGTTTGTGCATGGAGACAGCCTGCAG GCCTGCCTGGTTGCCATTGTGGTTCCTGACCCTGAAGTCCTGCCgggttttgccaaaaatctgGGATGTCACGGCTCCATCGAAGAACTCTGCAAAAACACA gaAATTAATAAGGCAGTTCTTTCAGACATGACTAAACTGGGCAAAGAAGCAGGACTGAAGTCCTTCGAGCAG GTGAAGGCCGTTTACCTCCACCCAGAGCTGTTCACCATCGAGAACGGCCTCCTAACTCCGACTCTGAAAGCCAAGAGGGCCGAGCTGAAAAACCTCTTCCAGCCACAGATCGATAAACTGTACGCTAGCATCTAA